The DNA region TACTGGCGATGGCGGGGCCGGGATTGGAGGCGGTGGGGCGGGAACGGCGACGAGGCGGTGGGAGCGACGCGGCAGCGGCGGCGTATGAGAAGTTGGACGAGTGGATGAGGGAGTCGGTTGTGGAGATTGTCAAGAATCTCCGGGAAGCACCGCTGTTGGTTAACGTGTACGGGAGAAGCACGGACGGGAGGCCGAGGCTGGAGACGGAGAAGCGGGTGGAGGAGGAGAATTGGGACGGGCTCAGACGGAAATGGGAGGCGGGAGTGGCGCCGTTCCCCGACGGCGTTATCTTTGTGGAAGAATTAGATGATGATAACGGTGACGGAGAGGGTAGCGGTAACGACGAGAGAGGGGATGCGATCACGAGGGCGTGGGGGTTAGTGGTGCAGGGGAGGGGGGAGGAGAGTGCGCCTGCCTGTTACTTGTTGAAGACGAGTAAAGTGGATAGCGGGCCGGGTTTCGGGCTGGGAATGGGTTTGGGTTGCACTCATTTCTGTTTGGTTCGGGTCAATAGTTTCAGGGAGAAGGCCCAGTCGCAGCTCAAGAATTGTTGGCTATTGCAGTCCCAGACCCAGGCCCAGGCCCAGGCCCAATGAAACTAATTCCCTTTCCATTCCAGCACAATTGTAAATTAATACCAAATTGATTGATCTCTccagaagaaaacaaaatgtaAAAAAGGGAGATGAATTGATGTTAAGTTGAATGATTTAGTTCATGATGATTATGATATACCAAGAAGAAAGCAATTTACTAGAAAGGTAGAAACTCATTTCctttggtttttgtttgtttgattattttaattatattcgAATTTAGGGGCGTATGCAATTGAGATTTAGGTTTTTCGCATTAGATTTGGCTGTGAAAGTACATGGGGATCTCTTCTATAAAAAAAGGTTGATGAATACACAATTAGAGGTAAGATTTTAGGGCAGTTCCATTCACTCTTTGTTATCTCCACACaaatttgttaatattttttttccattgaTGTTCTTTAATATATTTGATATGATAGCCGGAAATTGAAAACTCTTGTTAAATCTTGTTCATTGATTTTCTTCGATTTGATGGccgaaaaaatgaaaataatgtGTGAGGAGATAAAAATGAATGTataaatagcaccacccaagaTTTTAATGTGATGTGAGATAAAGTCCTAATTATTACAAACCCATGATCCCAACACAAAATTAGATGGGTAATAATTTTGAGTGAGGATCCTCAAATCACATCTGTTAATCGTATATCGTACAGTCAGAAATGAttgtaactttttttatttaaaattgaatataaacagtacttaacgaaaactgatcatacgatacacgataaataaatttgatttgaggatctccgggatcctcacaaagagaaccCGACGAAAATCCTCTCTCGATAATTTTGACCACCAATAACCTATCCATGCAACC from Malus domestica chromosome 01, GDT2T_hap1 includes:
- the LOC103423635 gene encoding uncharacterized protein, translating into MIMFHAKDLYSAPTCTAWGRSIRTRAASCRLPLLTDSLNSNRSRKREKLQSVLDSETNSATLRRLFNRNSHCFHHKILTQVQRRPRQENVSGKRFQKTLIVAWTTTFCLWLLMASLGVQFGGNNNAVLDHRRQNSLCICSPSSKQSVSMIRGSGGKRGSEVLAMAGPGLEAVGRERRRGGGSDAAAAAYEKLDEWMRESVVEIVKNLREAPLLVNVYGRSTDGRPRLETEKRVEEENWDGLRRKWEAGVAPFPDGVIFVEELDDDNGDGEGSGNDERGDAITRAWGLVVQGRGEESAPACYLLKTSKVDSGPGFGLGMGLGCTHFCLVRVNSFREKAQSQLKNCWLLQSQTQAQAQAQ